A single Lactuca sativa cultivar Salinas chromosome 8, Lsat_Salinas_v11, whole genome shotgun sequence DNA region contains:
- the LOC111903372 gene encoding guanine nucleotide-binding protein subunit beta-like protein has product MADSLVLRGTMRAHTDWVTAIATPIDNSDMIVTSSRDKSIIVWRLTKEDKTYGVAQRRLTGHSHFVQDVVLSSDGQFALSGSWDGELRLWDLNAGTTARRFVGHTKDVLSVAFSIDNRQIVSASRDKSIKLWNTLGECKYTIQDGDAHNDWVSCVRFSPNTLQPTIVSASWDKTVKIWNLTNCKLRSTLAGHGGYVNTVAVSPDGSLCASGGKDGMILLWDLAEGKRLYSLESSSIIHALCFSPNRYWLCAATESSIKIWDLESKSIVVDLKVDLKQESEMAAEGTTTQTNAGKTKVIYCTSLSWSADGSTLFSGYTDGVVRVWGIGRY; this is encoded by the exons ATGGCGGATTCGTTGGTCTTACGAGGCACCATGAGAGCCCATACCGACTGGGTTACCGCAATCGCCACCCCAATCGATAACTCCGACATGATCGTCACCTCTTCTCGCGACAAATCTATAATCGTTTGGCGCCTTACAAAAGAAGACAAAACCTACGGTGTTGCCCAACGCCGTCTCACAGGTCACTCTCATTTCGTTCAAGATGTTGTCCTCTCCTCTGACGGTCAGTTCGCTTTATCCGGATCATGGGACGGCGAGCTCCGTCTGTGGGACCTCAACGCTGGAACCACCGCACGACGCTTCGTAGGCCACACCAAGGACGTCCTCTCCGTCGCCTTCTCCATTGACAACCGTCAGATTGTCTCGGCATCGCGGGACAAGTCGATTAAACTCTGGAACACTCTCGGCGAGTGCAAATACACAATTCAAGACGGTGACGCACACAACGATTGGGTTAGCTGTGTTCGCTTCAGCCCTAACACGTTGCAGCCAACAATCGTTTCAGCTTCTTGGGATAAGACGGTGAAGATCTGGAACCTCACTAATTGCAAGCTCAGGTCAACTTTAGCTGGACACGGCGGGTATGTCAATACCGTCGCTGTATCTCCTGATGGTTCGTTGTGTGCCAGTGGTGGTAAAGATGGGATGATCTTGCTGTGGGATTTGGCAGAGGGAAAGAGATTGTACTCTCTAGAGTCCTCTTCCATCATCCATGCTCTTTGTTTCAGCCCGAACAGGTATTGGCTCTGCGCAGCCACAGAGAGCAGCATTAAGATCTGGGATTTGGAGAGCAAGAGCATTGTTGTCGATCTTAAGGTCGATCTCAAGCAGGAGTCTGAAATGGCTGCCGAAGGCACAACCACTCAAACTAATGCTGGGAAAACTAAG GTTATCTACTGTACAAGTTTGAGCTGGAGTGCAGATGGAAGCACTTTGTTCAGTGGATATACTGATGGAGTTGTTAGAGTGTGGGGAATTGGACGCTACTAG